In the genome of Aspergillus flavus chromosome 8, complete sequence, one region contains:
- a CDS encoding acetyltransferase: protein MKSKIIERTCHMIIQEGMEAPTPIIELSNYFIRPFYPGDVEAISKEGNNPEIARWLRNRFPDPYTIEDAKAWISIASSSSPILDFVISRREDNVAIGAIGLKARDDVYYRTMEIGYWLGQDHWGKGIATEALSAMTAWAFENFTHVLRLEAEVYEGNDGSQRVLVKAGYELEGRRKKAVEKNGIVMDTLNFCTFRPGE, encoded by the exons ATGAAATCCAAGATCATAGAGCGTACTTGTCAT ATGATAATTCAAGAAGGAATGGAGGCACCGACCCCCATCATTGAACTGTCCAACTACTTCATCCGCCCCTTCTACCCAGGCGACGTAGAAGCCATCTCCAAGGAAGGCAACAACCCCGAAATCGCCCGTTGGCTACGCAATCGATTCCCCGACCCCTACACCATCGAAGATGCGAAGGCCTGGATTTCAATCGCGAGCTCCAGCTCACCGATCCTGGACTTCGTGATTAGCCGGCGGGAGGATAATGTCGCCATCGGAGCGATTGGGTTAAAAGCTAGGGACGATGTGTACTATCGGACGATGGAGATCGGGTACTGGCTGGGCCAAGACCACTGGGGAAAGGGGATTGCTACGGAAGCACTATCTGCAATGACTGCTTGGGCCTTTGAGAATTTTACACATGTTTTGAGGCTGGAGGCGGAGGTCTATGAAGGGAACGATGGCAGTCAAAGAGTGTTGGTGAAGGCGGGGTATGAGCtggagggaagaagaaagaaagccgTTGAGAAAAATGGCATTGTGATGGATACGCTGAACTTCTGTACTTTTAGACCTGGAGAGTAG
- a CDS encoding uncharacterized protein (of unknown function-domain containing protein) codes for MQGLATSATPSLTPRRLRFINVLHCSNTPPIHALSLPLSLTVQATKLMMVRTTEYKAEYHHFIPRFLLRQCAALEQPPPTRRQRGRRPRSQRPQGQPPKDPFVNAIDLRKNALVQVSISREFGLVDMYRDQGYQNPRHIEDNLGKLEGHAGRIIKKASDTFKAGQTLELTRRERDTIRKFLFLMKYRNSTFYARYNHDSITTYDSNDKHRLESYMREKRFKSPRDIWYANLKTFLDLEMDPDMQWIKKVHERAFPDDAMMFIHHMQSKFMAFCQPSSEEDEFILTHNAHGVFEGPSDVQIDPTTGGAIEGAYTEYHNFAPISAKLIIILRSSLLVDPSKEGAEDLQEEWENLREEVRKQHLFPDKAAVSLLESLPIKKRGNSYSTTINGKLVLKPNRGPRGEDRFYFTCFRISSYYVNLINSIFLEQATKGDTIVYRSKSALGRTLKSYLEIGREGFKLVTDEANDPHLAFLKKLEKIAGKLVGNVCLRYKAIAPPKPQTHMSQWVAHLVGLKVMALSGNSDAPEVYKLMKPDNGGLDTYFYDLMQSQLMVFLKIKIDVILSRSKLTQDDRLEVKYQLQQLYMTFPAQRVWLYVKIMRNLPNFDERDFKKPIRELEINGPEDDVAKLIALYPSRTDQLTMLMFYKAQMTASFLI; via the exons ATGCAAGGACTGGCCACGTCAGCGACG CCTTCTCTCACACCTCGGCGCTTGCGGTTCATAAACGTACTGCATTGCAGCAATACCCCACCCATACACGCactctctctccccctctCTCTTACTGTGCAAGCTACGAAACTCATGATGGTACGAACCACAGAATACAAGGCCGAGTATCATCACTTCATTCCGCGGTTTCTCCTGCGCCAGTGCGCAGCCCTCGAGCAACCCCCACCTACGCGTCgccagagaggaagaaggccacGCAGCCAAAGACCACAAGGGCAGCCACCCAAGGACCCGTTCGTCAACGCGATAGACTTGAGAAAGAATGCCCTGGTCCAAGTATCGATATCGCGCGAGTTTGGACTGGTGGACATGTATCGCGATCAAGGTTACCAGAACCCAAGGCATATCGAGGATAATCTTGGAAAGTTGGAAGGTCATGCTGGTAGAATTATCAAAAAAGCGTCAGATACATTCAAAGCCGGTCAGACACTTGAATTAACTCGCCGTGAAAGGGATACTATAAGGAAGTTCCTCTTCCTGATGAAATACCGAAACTCTACTTTCTATGCTCGATACAACCATGACAGCATCACGACCTATGATTCGAACGACAAACACCGCTTGGAGAGCTACATGCGGGAAAAGAGATTCAAATCGCCTCGTGATATCTGGTACGCCAATCTGAAGACATTCTTGGATCTAGAAATGGATCCAGACATGCAGTGGATCAAGAAGGTTCACGAACGGGCGTTCCCAGACGATGCAATGATGTTCATCCATCACATGCAGTCCAAGTTCATGGCATTCTGCCAGCCTTCATCGGAGGAAGACGAGTTCATATTGACCCATAATGCGCATGGAGTCTTTGAGGGCCCTTCAGATGTCCAGATTGACCCCACCACCGGGGGAGCAATCGAAGGGGCGTACACGGAATACCATAACTTTGCTCCAATTTCTGCGAAACTCATCATTATCTTGAGAAGCTCATTGCTTGTAGACCCCTCTAAGGAAGGCGCAGAGGATCTCCAGGAGGAGTGGGAAAACTTGCGGGAAGAAGTCAGAAAACAGCATTTATTTCCTGATAAGGCCGCCGTCTCGCTACTGGAAAGCCTTCCTATAAAGAAGCGTGGGAACTCGTACTCGACTACCATCAATGGGAAGCTCGTTTTAAAACCGAACCGAGGCCCTCGAGGCGAAGACAGGTTCTACTTTACCTGTTTCCGCATATCTTCCTACTATGTCAATTTGATCAATAGTATCTTCCTCGAGCAGGCAACTAAAGGGGACACTATAGTCTACAGATCTAAATCGGCTCTCGGGAGAACCCTCAAATCATACCTCGAGATCGGTAGGGAGGGTTTCAAACTGGTAACCGATGAGGCTAATGACCCTCACCTGGCATTTTTGAAGAAACTAGAGAAGATTGCAGGGAAATTAGTTGGGAATGTCTGCCTTAGGTACAAGGCCATCGCACCGCCCAAACCCCAGACCCATATGTCCCAGTGGGTTGCACACTTAGTTGGGTTGAAAGTAATGGCGTTGTCAGGGAATTCAGACGCGCCAGAAGTATATAAGCTCATGAAACCAGata ATGGGGGATTAGACACATATTTTTATGATCTCATGCAGTCGCAACTTATGGTTttcttgaagatcaagataGATGTGATTCTGAGCCGTTCCAAGTTAACACAAGATGACAGGTTGGAAGTTAAGTATCAGCTGCAGCAGCTTTACATGACGTTTCCTGCACAGCGCGTCTGGCTTTACGTGAAAATTATGCGAAATCTACCCAACTTTGACGAACGAGACTTCAAAAAGCCGATTCGTGAGCTGGAGATCAACGGGcctgaggatgatgttgcgAAAT TGATTGCTCTATATCCATCACGGACAGATCAGCTCACAATGTTGATGTTCTATAAAGCCCAAATGACGGCTTCATTCCTTATATAA
- a CDS encoding major facilitator superfamily domain-containing protein: MISLPDQHSSLDHDLPPEKKIITEISTDQESSDGEIIKDWDDKEENALRRKIDFILIPILGLAFFALQVDRGNISAALTSTITEDLGITTNQINIGTQLLSAGIVITEIPSNIILQRIGPQIWLSIQLFAWGLVATFQAFVQSYPAYLVTRLLLGLLEGGFIPGALYYLSTWYKRGETSFRTTLFFFGQMFAAATSSLISAGLLKLDGKCGFAGWQWIFLVEGLITIFAGIIFTLLVPPKAGNGYALVGLKRWSYFTPRESHIIRNRVLLDDPHKAHGHIKITAKDIWNTVRQPTTLQHFFITLVAMSGFQGLTQYTPSMIKSFGFNAIQANALASVPIYCSMVWCLVLSYFADRTGHRGPFVLLSITWNVISYACLRTMPYSSSSWHKYGVIAVANVIYASMHILNIGWLSVYCKTPQERSVSMALIVMAANCAGISGSQIFRTSDQPRYLHGLTAICALAGASWVLTAALGVQYYLKRRKAGGIGGGFVPRAAGTEGPVCSIGSNGNQHP; this comes from the exons ATGATTTCTTTACCCGATCAACATTCATCACTCGATCATGATCTACCACCGGAGAAAAAGATCATAACCGAAATCTCCACGGATCAGGAGTCGTCGGATGGAGAAATTATCAAAGATTGGGATGATAAGGAGGAGAATGCGCTTCGTCGAAA AATTGACTTTATCCTTATCCCCATTCTTGGTCTCGCCTTTTTTGCCCTCCAGGTCGACCGCGGAAACATCAGCGCCGCGCTCACGTCCACTATCACAGAGGACCTGGGGATAACAACGAACCAAATCAATATCGGCACACAATTACTCTCGGCCGGTATTGTCATCACGGAAATCCCTTCGAATATCATCCTTCAGCGGATCGGCCCGCAGATATGGCTTTCAATACAGTTGTTCGCCTGGGGTCTTGTTGCGACCTTTCAGGCGTTCGTGCAGAGCTATCCTGCTTATTTGGTAACGAGACTGTTGCTGGGATTGTTGGAGGGCGGGTTCATTCCTG GCGCATTGTATTATCTTTCAACATGGTACAAGAGAGGCGAGACAAGCTTCCGCAccaccctcttcttctttggacAGATGTTCGCAGCAGCGACATCAAGTCTCATCTCCGCCGGTTTACTAAAACTAGACGGTAAATGCGGGTTTGCCGGCTGGCAATGGATCTTCCTGG TCGAAGGCCTAATAACAATCTTCGCCggcatcatcttcactctcCTCGTCCCACCCAAGGCAGGAAATGGTTACGCCCTTGTCGGCCTCAAACGCTGGAGCTATTTCACCCCACGCGAGTCCCACATCATCCGCAACAGAGTCCTTCTTGACGACCCGCACAAAGCCCACGGCCACATTAAGATCACGGCTAAGGATATCTGGAATACCGTGCGCCAACCGACCACCCTCCAACATTTCTTCATTACCCTCGTCGCCATGTCAGGGTTCCAAGGTCTGACACAGTATACGCCAAGCATGATCAAGTCGTTCGGGTTCAATGCCATTCAGGCGAATGCGTTGGCATCGGTGCCGATTTATTGCAGCATGGTGTGGTGTCTGGTGTTGTCTTATTTCGC AGATCGCACCGGCCACCGAGGTCCCTTCGTTCTCCTCTCCATCACTTGGAACGTGATTTCATATGCCTGTCTGCGGACGATGCCTTATTCCTCGTCGAGTTGGCACAAGTATGGCGTCATAGCCGTGGCTAATGTAATCTATGCTAGCATGCA TATCCTGAACATCGGCTGGTTATCCGTCTACTGCAAAACTCCCCAAGAGCGGAGTGTCTCCATGGC CTTGATTGTTATGGCGGCCAATTGCGCCGGTATCTCCGGGTCACAGATTTTCCGCACATCGGATCAACCGAGATATCTGCATGGTTTGACGGCTATTTGTGCCCTGGCTGGGGCGTCATGGGTATTGACGGCCGCGTTGGGGGTGCAGTATTAtttgaagaggagaaaggcCGGAGGAATTGGTGGTGGG TTCGTTCCGCGTGCCGCAGGCACCGAGGGGCCAGTGTGTAGTATAGGTAGTAATGGCAATCAGCACCCttaa
- a CDS encoding glycosyl hydrolase family 76-domain-containing protein produces the protein MHYLTSQQLCATLLLLFLHAQTVWSDLGIVANNEDSLKKGAQEIIPPMMEFYKENQTEGIPGKLTDTWYIAGSMFMTLIQYWQASGDDSQNAVVSHDLMFQAGENYDFFSSNYSQWLGNDDQMFWGLAAITASEAGFPERDGKPSWTSLARAVFNEQVERWDGQTCGGGMRWQVWPYQAGYQLKNAISNGGLFELAARLARFTKNETYTEWAEKIWDWSAKSGLMDVNKWIIFDSVNNDDQCKSPDNLQWTYNYGTYLSGAAFLYNYTNGDEKWLNRVNGLLGTTLKTFFPEKYGGNTMSEVACEPIMSCDRNQIGFKGYLSMWLAFTAILVPSTKDQIVPKLQGSVESISKMCNGQSDGQSNLCGLTWGANKFDGVKGLEAQMSALGGVTGNLMLMAAESPNTIDTNPDAKEHNVPSSGEGKDPSKPKPITTADRAGAWILMVMMIAAVTGSVGWLVKP, from the exons ATGCACTACCTCACCAGTCAACAGCTATGCGCCACTTTGTtactcctctttctccacgCCCAGACCGTGTGGTCGGACTTGGGTATTGTCGCCAATAATGAGG ATTCATTAAAAAAGGGCGCCCAGGAAATTATCCCTCCGATGATGGAGTTCTACAAGGAGAACCAGACGGAGGGGATTCCCGGCAAGCTGACGGACACTTGGTATATCGCCGGGAGTATGTTCATGACGTTAATTCAATACTGGCAAGCCTCGGGCGACGACAGTCAGAACGCGGTGGTGTCGCATGATCTCATGTTCCAAGCGGGCGAGAATTATgactttttctcttcaaatTACAGTCAATGGCTG GGTAACGACGATCAAATGTTCTGGGGTCTGGCAGCCATCACGGCCTCTGAGGCTGGATTCCCCGAGCGCGATGGAAAACCCTCGTGGACCTCCCTCGCGCGTGCGGTCTTCAACGAGCAGGTCGAGCGCTGGGATGGTCAAACCTGTGGGGGTGGTATGCGCTGGCAGGTCTGGCCCTACCAAGCTGGATATCAGTTAAAGAACGCCATCTCCAACGGCGGTCTGTTTGAATTGGCAGCGCGATTGGCTCGATTTACCAAAAACGAGACCTATACCGAATGGGCCGAGAAGATTTGGGACTGGTCGGCCAAGTCGGGGCTGATGGACGTCAACAAGTGGATAATTTTCGATTCGGTCAACAACGACGATCAATGTAAGAGTCCAGACAATCTTCAGTGGACCTACAACTATGGGACCTATTTGTCGGGAGCAGCCTTCTTGTACAATTAC ACCAATGGTGATGAAAAATGGCTGAATCGGGTCAACGGTCTGCTCGGCACGACTCTCAAGACCTTCTTCCCGGAAAAGTACGGCGGCAATACTATGTCCGAAGTCGCATGCGAGCCCATCATGTCCTGTGACAGAAACCAGATTGGGTTCAAGGGTTACCTATCCATGTGGTTGGCTTTCACCGCCATCCTCGTGCCGTCCACCAAAGATCAGATCGTCCCCAAGCTGCAAGGGTCGGTGGAATCCATCTCCAAGATGTGCAACGGCCAATCCGACGGTCAGAGCAACCTGTGCGGTCTCACCTGGGGCGCCAACAAGTTCGACGGGGTCAAGGGCCTCGAAGCGCAAATGTCGGCCCTGGGCGGAGTCACGGGCAATCTGATGCTCATGGCAGCCGAATCACCCAACACGATTGATACAAACCCCGACGCGAAGGAACACAATGTGCCCTCCTCGGGAGAGGGTAAGGATCCCTCTAAGCCGAAGCCGATCACCACGGCGGATCGAGCGGGCGCTTGGATCctgatggtgatgatgattgctGCAGTAACGGGGTCCGTCGGCTGGCTCGTCAAGCCTTGA
- a CDS encoding NADH flavin oxidoreductase/12-oxophytodienoate reductase (NADH oxidase): protein MSARYHSDPVDVTPLGEPLHFAFSQRTVPNRFYKGAMTERLSSWSPTDLKARGIPSNELINLYKRWGESGYGMISTGNIMLAYDQLEAPGNPIIDLENPFHGERFEAFSRMAAESKKHGSLIVAQVSHPGRQVEERVQADPVSASDVQLQTEALKMKFAKPHAATKDEIRDLIKRWTHAAVYLHKAGFDGIQLHGAHGYLLAQFLSQTTNKRTDEYGGSLENRARLIVEVARSIRQELPSSSGFILGIKINSVEFQAEGFTPAEAQQLCQILEQNEFDFVELSGGTYEAPAFSRERDSTRNREAFFLEFASMITPVLSKTKSYVTGGLRTASGMVAALETVDGVGLARPACQEFNLPRDILEGRVTGVLEQKVDQQNFGLTSAAAGTQMKQVGKDEQPIDLSDEKNLALFMKHLAEWAQQVQEDAPKMNMYGFMDLPKGEAFRG, encoded by the coding sequence ATGTCTGCGAGATACCACTCTGACCCGGTAGATGTAACCCCATTAGGGGAGCCGCTCCACTTCGCCTTCAGCCAGCGAACCGTGCCCAACCGTTTCTACAAGGGCGCCATGACGGAGCGGTTATCGTCCTGGTCCCCGACAGATCTGAAAGCGCGCGGAATTCCCAGCAATGAATTGATCAACCTGTACAAGCGCTGGGGTGAGAGCGGTTATGGCATGATTTCCACCGGAAATATTATGCTCGCATATGATCAGCTGGAGGCCCCGGGAAACCCCATCATTGATCTTGAGAATCCCTTCCATGGAGAGCGTTTTGAGGCATTCTCTCGCATGGCGGCGGAGTCGAAGAAACATGGCAGTCTGATTGTAGCGCAGGTCAGTCATCCCGGTCGCCAGGTTGAAGAGCGGGTGCAGGCCGATCCCGTATCGGCGAGTGATGTGCAGCTGCAGACGGAGGCGCTCAAGATGAAGTTTGCGAAACCGCATGCTGCCACTAAGGATGAGATCCGGGATCTCATTAAAAGATGGACTCATGCTGCGGTCTATCTCCACAAGGCGGGATTCGATGGAATCCAGCTGCATGGCGCGCACGGGTATCTGCTGGCTCAGTTCCTGTCGCAGACCACGAACAAAAGGACTGACGAGTATGGTGGAAGCTTGGAGAACCGGGCACGTCTGATTGTGGAGGTTGCCCGGTCTATTCGACAGGAGTTGCCGTCATCCTCAGGGTTCATTTTGGGTATTAAAATCAACTCAGTCGAGTTCCAGGCTGAGGGATTCACTCCGGCTGAAGCCCAACAACTTTGTCAGATTCTGGAACAAAATGAGTTCGATTTTGTGGAGCTTTCGGGTGGAACGTATGAGGCACCGGCGTTCTCGCGCGAGCGGGATTCCACCAGGAACCGAGAGGCGTTCTTCCTGGAATTTGCATCCATGATTACCCCTGTGCTGAGTAAAACAAAGAGCTACGTTACTGGCGGTCTTCGGACGGCCTCGGGAATGGTGGCTGCACTGGAGACGGTGGATGGTGTCGGTTTGGCTAGACCTGCTTGTCAAGAATTTAACCTGCCTCGCGATATCCTCGAGGGCCGAGTAACTGGTGTGCTTGAGCAAAAGGTTGATCAGCAGAACTTTGGCTTGACAAGCGCCGCCGCGGGTACGCAAATGAAGCAAGTGGGCAAGGATGAGCAGCCAATCGATCTAAGTGACGAAAAGAACCTGGCGCTCTTCATGAAGCACTTGGCGGAATGGGCCCAGCAGGTTCAGGAAGACGCACCCAAAATGAACATGTATGGGTTCATGGATCTCCCTAAGGGAGAGGCTTTCCGGGGATAA